The DNA segment tcaattttatctaCTTACAGATTGCATTAAAGAGTGTAGTGTGTAGTGCCATAGAGCGTGTTGttaaaaattttatgattttcaaataaatttggaCCACTTACGGAGATTGTATAGTGTTAGGGTGTGTAGTGTCAAAGTGTGTTGAGTGTTAGGTGTGCAGTGTCAAAGTGTGCTGTTAACATGTTTCTTTGTGAGGAACAGAGTTAATAAAATATGCCcaagttaataattaaaaaaagaacaaagttATAAAATGAAAGGTAATTTTTCCATCACTTTTAAATACAATAGTGAGGCAATGTCCGCTTCTCGTAAAACTAATCAACTTCAATATATCTCATCGCCAAACTCTTGTAatctatttagtaaaaatgactGAACTTAAAAACGTTCTGCACTTACATTTCTGCCAATTACATTTGTCTGCTTGTATTAATGTACAATGATCCAGTGGCAGAATGAGGAAGTCAGTCATCATAAAGCAGCAAAGCGACCCTTAAACGTGAAAACTGAACAAATTTTCCGCTCAAAAGAATAATCACAATGGTAGTGAATCAAGAGTGCCTCAAGGCTGACATTCTTTTTTGGCAGGGTCCCTAGTTGATAGTTTCTCCTCAGCATTGGTTTTCATGAACTGGAACTGTTTCAGTCATCTTCAGAACTGCTCCTCACAGGTCTCGTTGTGTTGTACAGAAAAAGACCACATAGAAGAATTGCACAGCCAAGCAAAAAAAATGGGCTCAGGCTTGTTCCCTCTGGAAGATATGGTAATGGAAGGGAAAGAATATAAACAGAAATTGGCACTGCAAAAATCATAAGCACGCATGAGCTTACAATTAGAAAATAAGGTGTACAAAAGGCCTTAAGAGTCACAATTTTCAGCTGAAATGCCGTAAAAAGCATTTAAGAGATGCAAAATATCGAGAGTCGGACCATACCTGACAACATTACCAGAAGGGAAGCCACAACTGCAGACGAAGTTTTTACTGCATTAAGCAGGGATATGTTGAATGCCAAGTTGATAATTACGTAAAGTAGTGGAAGCAAGGGGGCACCATCACAATCTGAGCCATGGAAATTGGAGAGAAATGTGGATATATTAAAACTTAGGATAAAAAGAATTTCAACAAGGTTAAAAAAATCTAGGGGGCAGAAGATAAAAACtatttagaaatttattgatttctaacaaatatgaaaattttaatttaattttatttaaaaaggttaaaaataaattattgtacaAGTTATCTGTTTTATATATCTAGATGGGATTAAATTACTGAAATGTATATATTCGACTTTACCTGACGGTCAACGGACTAAAAGCATTTATGATCCTAGTACATATAGGTAAGCTAACCATTGTGCTAAGAAAGCCCAAGGCCATATAATGAACCCACATCAAGTTCCACCATACTTCTGATGCATGACTCTAGTCCTATAATTGGGTCATAATGTTCTATCATATGATCCGTAGCCCAAGCATCACCCCCTGCAACACTTGTTTGCAACTGAGAGACATGCAGAAGGCTTCAATACCAATTGATGCAAACCTTGGAGAACCATACTACCAAAACTTGCCATTGTGATTGTGGTTGGAAAGTTCAAGATCATAAACTTCCAATGTGGGACTCATGCCCCATAACATATAACTAGATTTTACACAACTACACATAAATAGGAGTGTTTTAACAGCAAAAAGAATTAAAGGAAAGGCAGGCAAGTAAGAATAGAAAATCAAGTAGGGAGAAATGTAATTGCATTGCTACCAATTTATTAGAGCTTACTTGGATTATCGGCTCCAAGGTTTAGAAAGCAACCGGCACCACTTTTAAAATACGAAGGAAGTTGTGCAAATGGTATGCCTCTCAAGTTAGAAAGTATTGGTAGAGACAAAAGTACGAAAAGAGCCTACAATAAATATCAGATGCAAGCCATAAATACCTTTCAATAACTCcttaagtaataattttaaaacaagcaTAATCAAACTTGAAATGCCAACAAGAGAAAGTATCCAGGACTCAGGCCAATGTTGTGCTACCTTTAGAAAAATTGTCTTGCCAAAAAACTTGTGGCACCTATGCCCCCTCCCCCCACCCCCCACCCCCAACCTAGGTGCTTGACATACCTCAATTAAAGGTCTGTTTGAGTAAACAACTCAATTAAGAATTTAACgaataagtatttattattaagTACACATTCAtgtataagttgtttttataatCGAAGAAAAAATAGGATTAAACTGTTTCCATGATCTTTCATGAGCTAATCTAGAAAGCTTATTGTCATAATGATAGGGATAGTAATATGGGACTACAGGAAGTAAGGGTCTGCAAGAAGCAAAAAGCGTGAGTGAGACCCAAAAGGAAAGCAACACACAGAGTATGTACAGCATGGTTAGCTATGACCCATGCAGCATGCATCCACATATATAAAGTGCGTAGTAGCTGATAGTGCCTTTGTAGTGGTGAATAATTCTGTTAGGATTGCGCTATCTTTTTGGTTATTATTGTCGGGAACTTGTTCCCTAGTAGTGAGTATATAAGGGTATGTATCGCCTTCTGCAAGAAGGAATGAAAAATATCAGAAAAGTCGCCTCTCTCTCTCGCTCTCGCTCTCCTTCTTCTCTTATGGAGGTTCCTAGCCCTTGAAGCTAGTTCTCTTTCCCGTGCTTGGTTCCTAACATTTGGTGCTCTCGTTGAGAGTCCATGGCCGCCATACCCATTTCCACACACCTTCGTTGCCGCACACCCCTCCTCCCTTTGTACATCCAGCTCAATCCCTTGGGATTGATTTTGAGAGTACCCGCAAACATTTGCTGAGCTTGTTCGATCCCGAGAGAACCCTTCCTTCATTTCAGCAACCACCAAACGGAGCTTCCATGGCTGCCACTCGCTGTACGGAGCTTCCACCTTCCACTACCACCACCCACACTACTCGTCGCCAAACGAAGCTTCAATGGCTGCTGAGGACCGCCTTGAGGTCGCCTTGGCCAAACTTGATGCCACTACATGCCGCCTCGACTCCCAACTGGACGCCCTTCTCCTTAAACTGCCTCCGAGAACCAACCACCACCTTCCATCTTCTTCCTTTGCGCAGTTACCACCGCCGCCTTCGCTTTCCATACCGACTTGGCCTCCATGCTCCGCACCCATACAACCAAGTCCTGCACCGTTACTGCCTCTATCGCAGACTCCGCCACCTTCGCTGTTGCCTCCGCCGCTCAAGCCAACTCCATCACCCAGGCTCACCACACCCACGACCGTGCCACCTCCACCAGCCATGATGCCTCCGCTGCCCCCTACGCCACCACTTCCGCCTTTGGTACCCATACAGCCGCAGCCAACAACCTTGCCGGGCCCGCTTCCTATGCTGGTTTTTCATCTGTCCGGTCTCGTTCGCACCACCATTTCCTTCAACAAGCTCTTCACCATTGTTCCTCCTTATGGGGCTGCCATGGCCGCATACAAGCTCCCATCAGTGGTCGTTGCATTATGCACAACTACTAAACCAGGTGCAATTCGCCGAAATAAACCTTGGGATCCTGGTATCACTTGTGGAGGCAATGCGTGGAACCccaacaccttgaggacaaggtgtttttgATGAGGGCGGGAATGATAGGGATAGTAATATGGGACTACAGGAAGTAAGGGGTCTGCAAGAAGCAAAAAGCATGAGTGAGACCCAAAAGGAAAGCAACACACAGAGTATGTACAGCATGGTTAGCTATGACCCATGCAGCATGCATCCACATATATGAAGTGCGTAGTAGCTGGTAGTGCCTTTGTAGTGGTGAATAATTCTGTTAGGATTGCACTATCTTTTTGGTTATTATTGTCGGGAACTTGTTCCCTAGTAGCGAGTATATAAGGGTATGTATCGCCTTCTGCAAGAAGGAATGAAAAATATCAGAAAAGTTGTCTCTCTCTCgctctctctctccttcttctctTATGGAGGTTCCTAGCCCTCGAAGCTAGGTTGTTCTCTTTCCCGTGCTTGGTTCCTGACACATAAGTTGAAAATAGCTTCTGAGTAGTCGTTTTCATAAATTTTCCCAAACACTTACACAAATGATTAGATGCACTGCCAACTAAGAAAAGCTGTCAGGATCTAGTCTCTGTTTTGATCTAAGCTAGAGATGTTCATAAAGCAATCCAATTGAATACAAACAGTAAACATtgaacagaagaaaaaaaacgaaAACCAACTTTTCTGTTGGACTGGATCAATATTTTGTTCCAATTTTCAAATCCATCTTATCCAAACCAAAAAAACTGAATTTTTGTGTATATAGgtttatttattacattattaaattaCCATATTTAGAACTTCTAATATTGTTTTGACTAACAGTTAGTAATCTGAacttacaatttatatattatgacGAATGTCACGATCAATACATGTTCTGATTTATAAGATGAGACTTTTAAtactttgaattaatttttatcaaatttattgtGTATTCTGTGATTTAGAGATGCAAAAAAGCAAGAAGGCAGGCAGGTCAAGCAGAGCCCCagaactttaaaataaatgaataggCGCACTTATTTGTCCATGTCTATTTCATCATAGATAGAAGCAAATAGTAGCAACTAATATTCAATGTTCCGGTGGCAAGATCTACAAGTCAGATAGTGAATTCAAATATCTAGAACTTGCAATATAATTCTTCTCTATGGAGACAAATTTTAGACAGCCTTTCCTTCATGTTCTTTCACCATTATAGGGTTTcgatgaagaaagaaaaagaatatttaattaataggactctgaaaattagtgtgatgttgaaatataaaatatttaccaGACACTTTTATTTATACCAATATTTAAGGGCAAGTTCACATGTAGTACAACCAGTACAAGTATAGCCCCAACAGCCCTACTAATAACTCCAAAATAATTAGATTCATAAGACTGCAATAATCCAAGTATTCTAACAGTTACAGTTCCGTATTTGTTAGGGAACAAACAAAAGtaatacattttgaaatcatataaaagataaaaagcaAACATACAATTGGAACTGACGTAAGTTATTTCACGATCATTCTTCAATGACAAGATGAAGCGACTAATAAGAAATCagcaataaagaaaaaaaacctaCAAAAATACTGGTTATAAATGCCATTTGCAGATTTTGAAAGGTACACTCAGTTCATTGCAATTAATGTTGAAAGGCGTACCTGAAACCCAGATCCGAAAGAATTAACCACAAATATGTCCAGTGACTTGTGCTGCATGAGAACATGTAAAAGACTTCAAACCATGCTCATGGAATCTATAGTCCAGTCCAGTGatcccacccccccccccccccccccccctacacacacacacaaaacacTTTcctaaaaaaagaagcaaaagaaagaatacCTTTAATTGAGTAGCAGAATCAATGAAAATAGACTCCTGCCACAAGAGAACACAGATTTTAATGTTCCGAGACAAGGTCTAAAAAATAACATCTGGTTATTGACTAACCTTCATTACAGAAGCCCAAGCTTGAAAGGAACATGAGATTATCATCAATGCTGGCCAAAAGAACTGAACTTCAGAGAGCATCTGACCTGTATTTGAACCACTGCAATGATAGGAAACAAATGATCAGATGGGGCCCACTTCATTTGAAGTGAAAGAGGAATTGCCTGCGAATCTAGAGTCTAGGCACTGACTGCATGATATTTGTACCCCAACAAAAAGGTTTGACAAGCATTACAGCTATTGAGCTTCTATAGCCTGTTATAAGCAACTAGTGACCTGGCTTGTTTAACATTTTAATGACAGCATACTTAAAACTATACGTGCAACGAATACTACTGGAAAGGTTAGAAGCAATGAATTGTAAGCTCCATTAACATTGTTGTTCTCCTTGCCATTTACCGAGGGACACTGCTGATGTTACTTTTCGTGCTTCAGATGACCAAACTGATGTCACATACTTAGGGGTATATAATGACTGGTCACTCATTTTTTGAATTGGGAATGGAGATTAGAAGTTAAGTCTGATATTTTCacgacaatatcttttgtcAAAGCTTATTCACTACACATTTTTGGGAATACTTGATTCACATAGGCATCTGACCTAATTACTCAACATGAGAAAATGGATATGGAGAGTGCTAGGGATTATTGAATTTCTCCATATTATAAAGTCAAATTACCTTGTAATAGCCACCACAACACCAACAGCTACAAGTAAGCACCCAACCAATTGATTGATTGAGTACCTTCTTCTCAAGAGAAGAGTAGAAAACATTAGCTGCCAAACCAAAAAAGTCTGCAAAATAAAGAATTCATAAACAGTTGAGAAATTAATACTACATATAATGATGCACTAAAATAACTAGCACACTGGCCAACAAAAACACTACTATGGTTATGCATATAATAAGCTGCAGTCAGTGTCATCGCATTAAAAAATGTCAGGTTTCAAGTGATCTGGATCTGCACAAGAATTTTTGCCATTAAGTACCTTAAATTTCAAAAGTAATGCAATTTTCCTAATAAATTGCACTTATTGGCACCATTTAGAGATGCTTGACTGGCACTAATAGTGACAACACAGGTTGTATgaaatgtaaaatattaaaaaaaaaatacaactgtTTGTAGTATCTAACAATACTATATCATGAGGATCATATCACTAAATTCACCCAATGCTAATAACATCAGTAATAATAAAGTTTCTGCAAATGTGCAAGTCATGAATATCCCCATCAGTGATGAATGAGAGAAGGTGCTACAGATTTTACAGCAATACTGTCATTTTCTTCCTTATTGGTTAGAATAAAAGGACAGGCAAACAACACAAACCGCAAATACAACCATGCCATCAAAACATTCtgaatatgttttaaaataacaagCCTCCTATACTTTAGGAATAACTACTACATGCTACTATAAATATGACAATGAAATGGCTTAGATATGATGCTATCATAGTGAGAGACAGAGCAGACTCAATCCGTGAACAAGCATGGGCTACATTGGCCTTGAAAAAGTAAATTGGATGATGCTAGttctattaaaatatttttgaaagagaaaataaaaatgagttttagCAAGCCTTTGGCGAGTAATGAGAAGCAAAAATAGTCTTAGTTTCCATGATGCTACGGGTTGATAAAAGTCAAAACTCTCTGATATATTGCCAATAAATTAGCAGGTTTATATTATAGATCAATGCTACGAGGTCCCTAATTCTGAATATATTGAAAAAACTATCATGCTCTCAAAGACCACTGACTAAACCCAATCAATGCCACAGCATTTCAATCAAATTCTAAAATCTCAGGCACTGGTGTATAGCATGCCATCCATATCATGTAAAATGAAAGCAGATTTTCTCCAATAAGACCTTGTCAAATGTATGACAAATGCAAATGAGCAAATCTGAAATAAATTAAACCCGACAGATGTATAAAATAAAGGGCAGATGTATATTGCTTTAAATAAAGACATACATGTATTTTTGTTCGTCACCCTCTCATCCTTTGATGACAAGGGcatctaaaaatatttaaaatacctGATTCAATATGGGTATGACTGGTCCAGGAAGTACAGCTGCAGAAGGTAATCAATATTCAGTTCAGAAACACCGAAAGCAAACACTTAAGGTATGCTTGGAGGAAAACTGAGAGCAGAATGAAAATGGAATGGAATGGAAAGATTTCAATTTTCACTCATTGTAGCTTGGCAGAAAGTGGAAACTCACTTTCAAGGTACACAAATTGCAACCTCTGCTTTTGGTCTTTCCTCTAGAAACATTtcaaacttattatttttttttcttcatttcacACTTTTCTAATTGCTGATTATTTAACACTATAAAACCTAACATATTATTCATTTTAGATACACAATTAAGACAGCACCAATGGGGTATACTACCATGGTATATTAGATGTCTACATATACACCCTCAGGCCtcaacttaataaaaaattggGTCTTATCAAGGAGTGCTCTAAGGACACTTAACATTTAATACACACTATTAAATGCttgtaatcacttaaaaagaaacaaatgttgcattttaaaaagaatttaattttctctaAAAGATTTTTACACTGTCATCTATACACACAAAATAGTCATGTATAGTAGTAAACTTGTCGAGTTTTATagtcattattttaaaagtcacatCTAACATGATTTATGCTCGAAATATTTACACTCGgtacatgaaaattaaactctattaaaaattaaaacagtgCGGTGTGTTTGGTAAGGCATTCGGGAAGCTTATAAGCTCCTTTAACTAGCTTCTAGCTTATAACTTTCCAGCTTTTCAGATAGCTTATAAGCTAATTTtaccaaacacaacaaaaatatcaGTGAGTACCTGCAGCGGACATTCCGGAAACCAATCCTAAAGCTTCTAGAAAGCCAATGGCCACAAAGCGCAATTTCGGAATCGCCAGCATCTCATCGGTCACAATTCTCGCCCGGTACCGGAAATACAAGATCGAGAAATATATAACAACATACCTACGTCGTTACACAAAACCACAATTATTATAATTCA comes from the Glycine soja cultivar W05 chromosome 6, ASM419377v2, whole genome shotgun sequence genome and includes:
- the LOC114415277 gene encoding protein CLT2, chloroplastic-like → MSFAVALCSTSSFFPSGFAIRNPKQLQPFVSMSLSSKLPLHFSGNARFNRNHPTMFKIRASNSNSSSSSKLVLFSSTIVVTTAVANRVLYKLALVPMKEYPFFLAQFITFGYVVIYFSILYFRYRARIVTDEMLAIPKLRFVAIGFLEALGLVSGMSAAAVLPGPVIPILNQTFLVWQLMFSTLLLRRRYSINQLVGCLLVAVGVVVAITSGSNTGQMLSEVQFFWPALMIISCSFQAWASVMKESIFIDSATQLKHKSLDIFVVNSFGSGFQALFVLLSLPILSNLRGIPFAQLPSYFKSGAGCFLNLGADNPNCDGAPLLPLLYVIINLAFNISLLNAVKTSSAVVASLLVMLSVPISVYILSLPLPYLPEGTSLSPFFLLGCAILLCGLFLYNTTRPVRSSSEDD